A window of the Thermoleophilaceae bacterium genome harbors these coding sequences:
- a CDS encoding Ig-like domain-containing protein, whose translation MRRIVRARRPWKLLAAAIAAFALIPVASASAGRMLVTGHDADFHCTGGAQCHFVQVATSWVRAGAPDPTKPVLVLDASDLDFPTSLDNAFGAGGIPTVVMDPKSPQFAAEPLTTDRYSAILVASDETCGGCDLNTDTSTPDSDAINARKADIEAFFNAGGGVYANAGADHADGDPTDGPDVYYNFLPIPATGVAVTQPFCLTDAGIALGFEDATTECSDPSKQNIGTHDDINCCPTHNSFAEPPAGGALQVSERDSKGFAETLFGEGKIGNGVLDNVPPASAATVPACSADGKLTVTVTDNAGGSGPKAAHFTVDGGAEQVAPVDAAGHAVITLLNGKHTVTFWGEDAATNQETAHHTVTATVDTVNHCAPKVGVAGVRRACVTRSFTLKFSVATASTVKRVTVKLDGKKVTSKAKSKFRLKINSRKLKAGRHRLTITAVDAAGGVTTIHRTFSVCKAVKPKPRRHAAPRFTG comes from the coding sequence ATGAGGAGAATCGTTCGTGCTCGGCGACCGTGGAAGCTGCTTGCTGCAGCCATAGCCGCGTTCGCGCTAATCCCCGTGGCGTCCGCATCTGCCGGCCGCATGCTCGTAACCGGCCACGACGCCGACTTCCACTGCACCGGTGGCGCCCAATGTCACTTCGTTCAGGTGGCCACCAGCTGGGTTCGGGCCGGTGCGCCCGATCCGACGAAGCCGGTGCTCGTACTGGACGCGTCCGACCTCGACTTCCCCACCTCCCTGGACAACGCGTTCGGGGCCGGCGGGATTCCGACGGTCGTGATGGACCCGAAGTCGCCCCAGTTCGCGGCTGAGCCGCTCACGACCGATCGCTACAGCGCGATCCTCGTGGCGTCCGACGAGACCTGTGGAGGCTGCGACCTCAACACCGACACCAGCACCCCCGACTCGGATGCCATCAACGCTCGCAAGGCGGACATAGAGGCGTTCTTCAACGCGGGCGGGGGCGTATACGCCAACGCCGGCGCGGATCACGCGGACGGTGACCCAACCGACGGGCCGGACGTCTACTACAACTTCCTGCCCATCCCGGCGACCGGAGTGGCTGTGACTCAGCCCTTCTGCCTCACCGACGCCGGGATCGCCCTCGGGTTCGAGGACGCAACCACCGAATGCTCGGATCCGAGTAAGCAGAACATCGGGACGCACGACGACATCAACTGCTGCCCGACGCACAACTCCTTCGCCGAGCCACCGGCAGGCGGAGCGCTGCAGGTGTCGGAGCGAGATTCCAAGGGCTTCGCCGAGACGCTCTTCGGCGAGGGCAAGATCGGCAACGGCGTGCTCGACAACGTGCCGCCGGCCTCGGCGGCCACCGTGCCGGCGTGCTCTGCCGACGGGAAGCTCACCGTGACCGTCACCGACAACGCGGGCGGAAGCGGGCCGAAGGCGGCGCACTTCACCGTCGACGGCGGGGCTGAGCAGGTCGCGCCGGTGGATGCCGCGGGACACGCCGTCATCACCCTGCTGAACGGGAAGCACACGGTCACGTTCTGGGGTGAGGATGCCGCGACCAACCAGGAGACGGCCCATCACACCGTCACCGCGACGGTTGACACGGTGAACCACTGCGCGCCGAAGGTCGGCGTGGCGGGAGTCCGCCGCGCGTGCGTGACGCGCAGCTTCACGCTGAAGTTCAGCGTGGCCACGGCCTCCACCGTGAAGCGCGTGACGGTCAAGCTGGACGGCAAGAAGGTCACCTCGAAGGCCAAGAGCAAGTTCAGGCTGAAGATCAACTCGAGGAAGCTCAAGGCCGGCCGTCACCGACTGACGATCACCGCGGTAGATGCGGCGGGCGGGGTCACGACGATCCACCGCACCTTCAGCGTGTGCAAGGCAGTCAAGCCGAAGCCGCGCCGGCACGCCGCACCGCGCTTCACCGGCTGA
- a CDS encoding cyanophycin synthetase encodes MNLRQAEEYLLDLELFGMRFGLDRMHKLMTVLGMPQRRFASIHVVGTNGKSSTVRFIAGILERHGIRTGSYTSPHLVSFTDRIEVGEEPIADADFAAAVTRAAHAAELVNRTQEPGDTVTQFEALTAAAYHELARRGVEVAVIEAGLGGRYDATNVIPSKVQVLTGVGLEHTRWLGPTITDIAEEKLAVVRDQGVLVTGDLHPDAEAVAERVAADRHARRLHAGPAGDYPLAARGAFQRANFSLARAAAEAFLGELDEGAVRRAAAEVSVPGRMQVVADRPLTVLDGAHNPAGARAVADALSEVVEGRPTVGVIGVLDDKDAAGMLKALLPRLDRVVFTRSTNPRSLSPGTLESLASKLGRPPSETVGDPRAALARAQQLAGEHGAVLATGSIYLIADLVRVGRAARASTL; translated from the coding sequence GTGAACCTGCGCCAGGCGGAGGAGTACCTGCTCGACCTCGAGCTCTTCGGCATGCGCTTCGGGCTCGACCGCATGCACAAGCTGATGACCGTGCTCGGGATGCCGCAGCGGCGCTTCGCCTCCATCCACGTGGTGGGAACGAACGGCAAGTCGTCCACCGTGCGCTTCATCGCCGGGATCCTCGAGCGCCACGGCATCCGCACCGGCAGCTACACGTCCCCGCACCTCGTGTCCTTCACGGATCGCATCGAGGTGGGGGAGGAGCCGATCGCCGACGCCGACTTCGCGGCCGCGGTCACTCGAGCAGCGCACGCGGCGGAGCTCGTGAATCGCACCCAGGAGCCTGGCGACACGGTCACGCAGTTCGAGGCGCTCACCGCCGCCGCGTACCACGAGCTGGCGCGCCGCGGCGTGGAGGTGGCGGTGATCGAGGCAGGACTTGGCGGCCGCTACGACGCCACCAACGTGATCCCGTCGAAGGTGCAGGTGCTCACCGGAGTCGGCCTCGAGCACACGCGCTGGCTCGGGCCCACGATCACCGACATCGCGGAGGAGAAGCTCGCCGTGGTGCGCGACCAGGGTGTGCTCGTCACCGGCGATCTCCACCCGGACGCGGAGGCGGTGGCCGAGCGCGTGGCCGCCGATCGCCACGCGCGCCGGCTGCACGCGGGACCGGCCGGCGATTACCCGCTCGCCGCGCGGGGGGCGTTCCAACGCGCCAACTTCTCGCTCGCCCGCGCGGCCGCCGAGGCATTCCTCGGCGAGCTGGACGAGGGCGCCGTGCGGCGCGCCGCGGCGGAGGTGAGCGTGCCCGGGCGGATGCAGGTGGTGGCGGACCGGCCGCTCACCGTGCTCGATGGCGCGCACAACCCCGCGGGCGCGCGTGCGGTGGCGGACGCGCTGTCGGAGGTGGTGGAAGGGCGCCCGACCGTCGGCGTGATCGGCGTGCTCGACGACAAGGACGCCGCCGGCATGCTGAAGGCGCTCCTGCCGCGGCTCGACCGCGTGGTGTTCACGCGCAGCACCAATCCGCGCTCGCTCTCGCCGGGAACGCTCGAAAGTCTCGCTTCAAAGCTGGGGCGACCGCCCTCTGAGACGGTCGGCGATCCGCGTGCCGCACTGGCCCGCGCGCAGCAGCTCGCGGGTGAGCACGGCGCCGTTCTCGCCACCGGCTCGAT
- a CDS encoding MBL fold metallo-hydrolase yields the protein MREVAPGVWKLSGMPPNAINVFLVGDVLVDAGTRHARGRILRQLAGRQVRTHVLTHAHPDHQGASHDVCERLGLPLWCGAADAPAAERPELIRDRQPGARINRLIWRAWAGPGHPVDRQLREGDEVAGFRVLDTPGHSEGHIALWRESDRVLLGGDVLNSMNLVTTLPGLHEPPTTFTPDPARNRESIRRIAALEPRVACFGHGPVWRDAGKLSAFAAALP from the coding sequence GTGAGGGAGGTCGCCCCAGGGGTCTGGAAGCTGTCCGGCATGCCGCCGAACGCCATCAACGTGTTCCTGGTGGGCGACGTGCTCGTGGACGCCGGCACGCGTCATGCGCGCGGGCGGATCCTCAGACAGCTGGCGGGGAGGCAGGTGCGCACGCACGTGCTCACCCACGCGCATCCCGACCATCAGGGCGCGAGCCATGATGTGTGCGAGCGACTTGGCCTGCCGCTGTGGTGCGGCGCGGCCGACGCGCCGGCCGCCGAGCGGCCCGAGCTCATTCGCGACAGGCAGCCGGGCGCGAGGATCAACAGGCTGATCTGGCGTGCGTGGGCCGGCCCGGGCCACCCGGTCGACCGGCAGCTGCGGGAGGGGGACGAGGTGGCCGGGTTCCGGGTGCTCGACACCCCTGGGCACAGCGAGGGTCACATCGCGCTGTGGCGTGAGTCCGACCGCGTGCTGCTCGGGGGCGACGTGCTGAACAGCATGAATCTCGTCACCACGCTGCCCGGCCTGCACGAGCCGCCCACCACGTTCACGCCCGATCCCGCTCGCAATCGCGAGTCGATCAGGCGCATCGCGGCGCTGGAGCCGCGGGTGGCGTGCTTCGGGCACGGGCCGGTCTGGCGCGACGCGGGCAAGCTCTCTGCCTTCGCCGCGGCCCTGCCCTAG
- a CDS encoding EAL domain-containing protein — protein MHTAPAIRPFAARGRRTIVAILVTLAAVSCGSVVLSIRATARSQHRAAVLEVAARQRTLAERYVKEVLLVRAGEQADPAATAALLQQSARALLDGGEAPEVNGDDDGTVLLPTTGTVVRAQLTQQQRLVRDLAATGGAILAHRPASSVRLLAGEHVAANDPVERLRVLAALTANVALNAARTIATTSDRNVNHLITLQATVGGVGLLISLLLAWALVATTRRQTAHFRSLVTSSTDLVMVFRGSRCRYVSQSVLRMLGRGEGELLGEGFSGLLHPDDRALVAAMLGSGEPSMLVIRILNRFNEWRHLDAHVTDLRHDRHVRGIVLNARDVSERVRLEEELTRQAFHDGLTGLANRALFRDRLDQALARSVRSQELLSVLLVDLDGFKQVNDGLGHDTGDQLLQAVARRFDEVVRPADTLARIGGDEFALLLDGAGAAQAESVARRLIESVSKPLELDGRELSVNASVGVVVHGGGHGESDELIRHADIAMYAAKDAGGGAHRIFRPSMAEEYGDMLELEHELRDAIERGELTLHYQPEIDLSSRRVVGVEALVRWESPRRGLVSPGEFIPVAEATGLIMPLGELVLRDACRQTARWRCDGLAGDSFVTWVNLSGRQLSAGGVAEIVRRALEDVGLPACFLGLEVTETAIVPEGPAGDRARAELQELHDQGVRIAIDDFGTGFSSLGQLRRFPIDVIKVDRSFVQGIEHDARDAAITANLVTLAHALGLLAIAEGIESGGQLASVRELGCDLAQGFLFARPVPADELGKVLADGDFSALIDAPATA, from the coding sequence ATGCACACGGCGCCGGCCATCCGCCCCTTCGCCGCGCGCGGGCGGCGGACGATCGTGGCGATTCTCGTCACGCTCGCGGCCGTGTCATGCGGCAGCGTGGTGCTCTCGATCCGTGCCACCGCCCGCTCGCAGCACCGGGCGGCGGTGCTCGAGGTGGCGGCGCGGCAGCGCACGCTCGCGGAGCGCTACGTGAAAGAGGTGCTGCTTGTGCGCGCCGGCGAGCAGGCGGACCCCGCCGCAACGGCGGCCTTGCTCCAGCAGAGCGCGCGCGCCTTGCTCGACGGCGGCGAGGCCCCCGAGGTGAATGGCGACGACGACGGCACGGTGCTGCTGCCCACAACCGGCACGGTGGTGCGGGCGCAGCTGACGCAGCAGCAACGTCTCGTTCGCGACCTCGCCGCCACCGGCGGCGCGATCCTGGCCCACCGGCCGGCGTCGAGCGTGCGGCTGCTCGCGGGCGAGCACGTTGCCGCGAACGATCCGGTCGAGCGCCTGCGCGTGCTCGCGGCGCTCACCGCAAACGTGGCGCTCAACGCCGCGCGCACGATCGCCACCACGAGTGACCGCAACGTGAACCACCTGATCACGCTGCAGGCCACGGTGGGCGGCGTGGGCCTCTTGATCTCGCTGCTGCTCGCATGGGCGCTCGTGGCGACCACGCGGCGCCAGACGGCTCACTTCCGCAGCCTCGTCACGTCCTCCACCGACCTCGTGATGGTCTTCCGCGGCAGCCGCTGCCGCTATGTCAGCCAGTCCGTGCTGAGGATGCTCGGGCGCGGCGAGGGCGAGCTGCTCGGCGAGGGCTTCAGCGGACTCCTGCATCCGGACGATCGTGCACTCGTGGCGGCGATGCTGGGAAGCGGCGAGCCGTCCATGCTCGTGATCCGGATCCTCAACCGCTTCAACGAGTGGCGCCACCTCGACGCTCACGTGACCGACCTGCGCCACGACCGCCACGTGCGCGGCATCGTGCTGAACGCCCGCGACGTGAGCGAACGGGTGCGGCTCGAGGAGGAGCTCACGCGCCAGGCGTTCCATGACGGGCTCACCGGGCTCGCCAACCGCGCGCTCTTCCGGGACCGCCTCGACCAGGCGCTCGCCCGCTCGGTGCGCTCGCAGGAGCTCCTGTCGGTGCTGCTCGTGGACCTCGACGGCTTCAAGCAGGTGAACGACGGCCTCGGCCACGACACGGGGGACCAGCTTCTTCAGGCGGTGGCCCGCCGCTTCGACGAGGTGGTACGGCCGGCCGACACGCTGGCGCGCATCGGCGGCGACGAGTTCGCGCTGCTGCTCGATGGCGCGGGCGCGGCGCAGGCGGAGTCGGTGGCCAGGCGGCTGATCGAGTCGGTGTCGAAGCCGCTCGAGCTCGATGGGCGCGAGCTGAGCGTGAACGCGAGCGTGGGCGTTGTGGTGCACGGCGGCGGCCACGGCGAGAGCGACGAGCTGATCCGCCACGCGGACATCGCGATGTACGCGGCGAAGGACGCGGGCGGCGGCGCGCACCGGATCTTCCGGCCGTCGATGGCGGAGGAGTACGGCGACATGCTGGAGCTCGAGCACGAGCTGCGCGACGCGATCGAGCGCGGTGAGCTCACGCTCCACTACCAGCCGGAGATCGACCTGAGCTCGCGCCGGGTGGTGGGGGTGGAGGCGCTCGTGCGCTGGGAGTCCCCGCGGCGAGGCCTGGTGTCACCCGGCGAGTTCATCCCGGTGGCCGAGGCCACGGGGCTGATCATGCCGCTCGGCGAGCTCGTGCTGCGCGACGCCTGCCGCCAGACGGCGCGATGGCGCTGCGATGGGCTTGCCGGCGATTCGTTCGTGACCTGGGTGAACCTGTCGGGCCGCCAGCTGTCGGCCGGGGGCGTGGCCGAGATCGTCCGCCGGGCGCTCGAGGACGTGGGCCTACCGGCCTGCTTCCTCGGCCTCGAGGTCACGGAAACGGCCATCGTGCCCGAGGGCCCCGCCGGGGACCGCGCACGCGCGGAGCTCCAGGAGCTGCACGACCAGGGCGTGCGCATCGCGATCGACGACTTTGGCACCGGCTTCTCGTCGCTCGGCCAGCTGAGGCGCTTCCCGATCGACGTGATCAAGGTGGACCGCTCGTTCGTGCAGGGGATCGAGCACGACGCGCGCGACGCCGCCATCACCGCGAACCTCGTAACGCTCGCGCACGCGCTGGGCCTGCTCGCGATCGCCGAGGGAATCGAGTCGGGCGGCCAGCTGGCGTCGGTGCGCGAGCTTGGCTGCGACCTCGCACAGGGCTTCCTGTTCGCGCGCCCCGTGCCCGCGGACGAGCTGGGCAAGGTGCTCGCGGACGGCGACTTCTCAGCGCTGATCGACGCGCCGGCGACGGCCTAG
- a CDS encoding L,D-transpeptidase translates to MRASHLLIAALAACVLALVAPAGAATGVLLSNEQTLTQWANPKSRALVRLAPDPSSRAITRLHPLTEDGFPEVYEALQQQTDAGGTSWIQIRVPMRPNGRTGWVPASALGKLHTVHTELVVQRGRLRATLYRDGRAVFRAPVGVGRPGLPTPAGHFYVRERFRIGRGGGAYGPLAFGTSAYSPKLTDWPGGGVVGIHGTNEPQLVPGRPSHGCVRMRNRDIVRLGHLMPVGTPVLIL, encoded by the coding sequence GTGCGGGCCTCCCACCTCCTCATCGCGGCGCTTGCCGCGTGCGTTCTGGCGCTGGTCGCACCCGCAGGCGCGGCCACCGGGGTGCTGCTCTCGAACGAGCAGACGCTCACCCAGTGGGCGAATCCGAAGAGCCGCGCGCTCGTGCGGCTCGCCCCGGACCCGAGCTCGCGCGCCATCACCAGACTCCATCCGCTCACCGAGGACGGCTTCCCGGAGGTGTACGAGGCGCTTCAGCAGCAGACGGACGCAGGGGGCACTAGCTGGATCCAGATCCGCGTGCCGATGCGGCCGAACGGGCGCACCGGCTGGGTGCCGGCGTCCGCCCTCGGCAAGCTCCACACAGTCCACACGGAGCTCGTGGTGCAGCGGGGCAGGCTGCGGGCGACGCTGTATCGCGACGGTCGCGCGGTGTTCCGCGCACCGGTCGGCGTCGGGCGTCCCGGCCTGCCCACCCCGGCAGGCCACTTCTACGTCCGGGAGCGATTCAGGATCGGGCGCGGCGGCGGCGCCTACGGCCCACTCGCGTTCGGCACGAGCGCGTATTCGCCGAAGCTCACGGATTGGCCCGGCGGCGGCGTGGTGGGCATCCACGGCACCAACGAGCCTCAGCTCGTGCCCGGCCGCCCCTCGCACGGCTGCGTCCGCATGCGCAACCGGGACATCGTGCGGCTCGGCCACCTCATGCCGGTGGGCACGCCGGTGCTGATTCTCTAG
- a CDS encoding valine--tRNA ligase, with translation MHRLRRVPDEDRLERLRARTRYAPADVEPGVFTRWDESGIFHPEPEGDARENFSIAIPPPNVTGVLHMGHALNGSIQDTLIRLRRMQGRRTKWIFGTDHAGIATQVQVEKQLAAEGTSRQEIGREAFVERVWKWREQYGRTIVEQFKRLGASADYEDERFTMDDEYVRAVTHVFVRLYEKGLIYRDNYMVNWDPGLGSAISDLEVEQRSVEDVLYSIDYPLESGSGSITIATVRPETMLADTAIAVNPNDERYTRLIGETAILPLVGRRLKIIPDEYVDPGFGTGALKITPGHDPNDFEIGRKHGLEVVSAIGEDGRMTAAAGERFAGMEVEEARAAVVKALDADGLISARSPYLHDVPYSHRSGRRIEPLISLQWFCDMERLAEPAIAAAKDGTLRFHPERPWTKVYLDWLENIRPWCISRQLWWGHQLPVYYCDSCDETVVSEQPPDGCPSCGGALRRDPDVLDTWFSSALWPFATLGWPKETPELAAFYPTDALITARDIIFLWVARMVMMGVEFTGELPFTDVPITAVIQAPDGRRMSKSLGTGIDPLDEIEAHGADAVRFGLLAMASTQDVRYSEKRVKQGADLANKLWNASRFVILNVDDVPAEPRPETVEDRWILSRLERATDEITGLIEGFQLSRAALALYDVLWGEVCDWYIELVKPRLYDKEADRSALSANLLHVLERVLTLLHPMMPFVTEEIWSFLPGERGLLAASSWPERRPDAVDPEAERVVGDLIEAVTAVRRWRDEVGVPAGTRVRARVAAEGYEHTAPHLAQLSRLELVDGDVNGDVETSVAIPGGAVQVYATEAVDAGEAERRRQAKRDQLTGEIKRAEGKLSNQQFVEKAPAHVVQAEREKLERFKAELEELEGQ, from the coding sequence GTGCATAGACTTCGGCGGGTGCCCGACGAGGATCGTCTAGAGCGGCTGCGCGCCCGAACCCGCTACGCGCCGGCGGACGTCGAGCCCGGCGTGTTCACGCGCTGGGATGAGTCCGGCATCTTCCACCCGGAGCCGGAGGGCGACGCTCGGGAGAACTTCTCCATCGCGATCCCGCCTCCGAACGTCACCGGCGTGCTCCACATGGGTCACGCGCTGAACGGCTCGATCCAGGACACTCTGATCCGCCTGCGACGGATGCAGGGCCGGCGCACCAAGTGGATCTTCGGCACCGACCACGCCGGCATCGCCACGCAGGTGCAGGTGGAGAAGCAGCTGGCGGCCGAGGGCACGAGCCGCCAGGAGATCGGCCGTGAGGCGTTCGTCGAGCGTGTGTGGAAGTGGCGCGAGCAGTACGGCCGCACGATCGTCGAGCAGTTCAAGCGCCTCGGCGCGTCCGCGGACTACGAGGACGAGCGCTTCACGATGGACGACGAGTACGTCCGCGCGGTCACGCACGTGTTCGTCCGCCTGTACGAGAAGGGGCTGATCTACCGCGACAACTACATGGTCAACTGGGACCCCGGCCTCGGCTCCGCGATCTCGGACCTCGAGGTGGAGCAGCGCAGCGTGGAGGACGTGCTCTACTCGATCGACTACCCGCTCGAGTCGGGTTCCGGCTCCATCACGATCGCGACCGTGCGGCCGGAGACGATGCTCGCGGACACGGCGATCGCCGTGAACCCGAACGACGAGCGCTACACGCGCCTGATCGGCGAGACGGCGATCCTCCCGCTCGTTGGGCGGCGTCTGAAGATCATTCCCGACGAGTACGTCGACCCCGGGTTCGGCACCGGTGCGCTGAAGATCACGCCCGGCCACGATCCGAACGACTTCGAGATCGGCCGCAAGCATGGCCTCGAGGTGGTCTCGGCGATCGGCGAGGACGGCCGCATGACGGCGGCCGCCGGAGAGCGCTTCGCCGGCATGGAGGTGGAGGAGGCGCGCGCGGCGGTGGTGAAGGCACTCGACGCGGATGGCCTGATCTCCGCCCGCTCGCCGTACCTGCACGACGTGCCGTACTCGCACCGCAGCGGTCGCCGCATCGAGCCATTGATCTCGCTCCAGTGGTTCTGCGACATGGAGCGTCTCGCGGAGCCGGCGATCGCCGCGGCGAAGGACGGGACGCTGCGCTTCCACCCGGAGCGGCCGTGGACGAAGGTCTATCTCGACTGGCTGGAGAACATCCGCCCCTGGTGCATCTCGCGCCAGCTCTGGTGGGGCCACCAGCTGCCCGTGTACTACTGCGACAGCTGCGACGAGACGGTGGTGAGCGAGCAGCCCCCGGATGGCTGCCCGTCGTGCGGGGGAGCCCTGCGGCGCGACCCGGACGTGCTGGACACCTGGTTCTCCTCGGCGCTGTGGCCGTTCGCCACGCTCGGCTGGCCGAAGGAGACGCCCGAGCTCGCCGCTTTCTACCCCACGGACGCGCTGATCACCGCGCGGGACATCATCTTCCTCTGGGTCGCGCGGATGGTGATGATGGGCGTGGAGTTCACGGGCGAGCTGCCGTTCACCGACGTGCCGATCACGGCGGTGATCCAGGCACCTGACGGCCGCCGCATGTCGAAGTCGCTCGGCACGGGCATCGACCCGCTCGACGAGATCGAGGCGCACGGCGCCGACGCGGTGCGCTTCGGTCTGCTCGCGATGGCCTCCACGCAGGACGTGCGCTACTCGGAGAAGCGGGTGAAGCAGGGCGCCGACCTCGCGAACAAGCTCTGGAACGCATCACGCTTCGTGATCCTCAACGTGGACGACGTGCCGGCGGAGCCGCGGCCCGAGACCGTGGAGGACCGCTGGATCCTGTCGCGCCTCGAGCGAGCCACCGATGAGATCACCGGGCTGATCGAGGGCTTTCAGCTGTCCCGCGCGGCACTCGCGCTCTACGACGTGCTCTGGGGCGAGGTGTGCGACTGGTACATCGAGCTCGTCAAGCCGCGCCTCTACGACAAGGAGGCGGACCGCTCCGCGCTCTCGGCGAACCTGCTGCACGTGCTCGAGCGGGTGCTCACGCTGCTTCACCCGATGATGCCGTTCGTGACCGAGGAGATCTGGTCGTTCCTTCCCGGCGAGCGTGGGCTGCTCGCCGCCTCGAGCTGGCCGGAGCGGCGGCCCGACGCCGTGGATCCGGAGGCCGAGCGCGTGGTGGGCGACCTCATCGAGGCGGTGACCGCGGTGCGCCGCTGGCGCGACGAGGTGGGCGTTCCCGCCGGCACGCGCGTGCGCGCACGCGTGGCCGCTGAGGGCTACGAGCACACCGCGCCCCATCTCGCGCAGCTCTCGAGGCTCGAGCTCGTGGACGGCGATGTGAACGGAGACGTAGAGACGTCTGTGGCGATCCCCGGGGGCGCGGTGCAGGTGTACGCGACGGAGGCCGTTGACGCCGGCGAGGCCGAGCGCCGCCGCCAGGCCAAGCGCGACCAGCTCACGGGCGAGATCAAGCGCGCCGAGGGGAAGCTCTCCAACCAGCAGTTCGTGGAGAAGGCGCCGGCTCACGTGGTGCAGGCAGAGCGCGAGAAGCTCGAGCGCTTCAAGGCGGAGCTCGAGGAGCTCGAGGGCCAGTGA